From the unidentified bacterial endosymbiont genome, one window contains:
- the yqgB gene encoding acid stress response protein YqgB yields the protein MNKKPVARSGFQHTLLGNRAVYGLLSLCNAAIVVNCFTLNTIS from the coding sequence ATGAATAAGAAACCGGTCGCACGGTCTGGATTTCAGCATACCCTGCTGGGAAACCGAGCCGTTTATGGGTTGTTATCGCTGTGTAACGCTGCGATAGTAGTCAACTGTTTTACACTTAATACAATAAGTTGA
- the speA gene encoding biosynthetic arginine decarboxylase has translation MSDDMSSFSPSSAGEQGVLRSMQEVAMSSEEASKMLRTYNIAWWGNNYYDVNELGHISVCPDPDVPDARVDLAKLVKAREAQGQRLPALFCFPQILQHRLRSINAAFKRARESYGYQGDYFLVYPIKVNQHRRVIESLIHSGEPLGLEAGSKAELMAVLAHAGMTRSVIVCNGYKDREYIRLALIGEKMGHKVYLVIEKMSEIAIVLEEAERLNVIPRLGVRARLASQGSGKWQSSGGEKSKFGLAANQVLQLVEMLRERGRLDSIQLLHFHLGSQMANIRDIATGVRESARFYVELHKLGVNIQCFDVGGGLGVDYEGTRSKSDCSVNYGLNEYANNIIWAIGDACEENGLPHPTVITESGRAVTAHHTVLVSNIIGVERSENTEATPPADDAPRALLSMWETWQEMHEPGTRRSLREWLHDSQMDLHDIHVGYSSGTFSLQERAWAEQLYLNMCHEVQTQLDPSNRAHRPIIDELQERMADKIYVNFSLFQSMPDAWGIDQLFPVMPLEGLNHAPERRAVLLDITCDSDGAIDHYVDGDGIATTMPMPEYDPENPPMLGFFMVGAYQEILGNMHNLFGDTEAVDVFVFPDGSVEVELSDEGDTVADMLEYVQLDPKTLLTQFRDQVKNTGLDDALQQQFLEEFEAGLYGYTYLEDE, from the coding sequence ATGTCTGACGACATGTCTTCTTTTTCGCCTTCGTCAGCGGGCGAACAGGGTGTACTACGTTCTATGCAGGAGGTTGCGATGAGCTCCGAGGAAGCCAGCAAGATGCTGCGCACCTACAATATTGCCTGGTGGGGCAATAATTATTACGATGTCAACGAACTGGGCCACATCAGCGTCTGCCCGGATCCGGACGTTCCTGACGCGCGCGTGGACCTTGCCAAACTGGTGAAAGCCCGCGAAGCACAGGGCCAGCGTTTGCCTGCACTGTTCTGCTTCCCGCAGATCCTGCAACATCGTCTGCGTTCCATTAACGCCGCTTTCAAACGCGCGCGCGAATCCTACGGCTATCAGGGCGACTATTTCCTGGTATACCCGATCAAGGTAAACCAGCACCGCCGCGTGATCGAATCACTGATCCATTCCGGCGAACCGCTGGGGCTGGAGGCGGGTTCCAAAGCGGAGCTGATGGCCGTGCTGGCACACGCGGGTATGACCCGGTCGGTGATCGTTTGTAATGGCTATAAAGATCGTGAATATATTCGTCTGGCGCTGATTGGCGAGAAGATGGGCCATAAGGTTTACCTGGTCATCGAGAAGATGAGCGAAATCGCTATCGTGCTGGAAGAGGCCGAGCGGTTGAACGTCATTCCACGCCTCGGCGTGCGTGCGCGTCTGGCCTCGCAGGGTTCCGGTAAATGGCAGTCTTCTGGCGGCGAAAAATCCAAGTTCGGCCTTGCAGCAAACCAGGTGCTGCAACTGGTAGAGATGCTGCGTGAGCGCGGTCGTCTCGATAGCATTCAACTGCTGCATTTCCATCTTGGCTCGCAGATGGCTAATATTCGCGACATTGCGACCGGCGTGCGGGAATCAGCGCGTTTCTACGTCGAACTGCATAAGCTTGGCGTCAATATTCAGTGCTTTGACGTCGGCGGCGGCCTGGGCGTGGACTATGAAGGGACACGCTCGAAATCCGACTGCTCTGTAAACTATGGACTCAACGAATACGCCAATAACATTATTTGGGCGATTGGCGATGCCTGTGAAGAGAACGGTCTGCCGCATCCGACAGTGATCACCGAGTCTGGCCGCGCCGTCACCGCGCACCACACCGTACTGGTGTCGAACATCATTGGCGTTGAGCGTAGTGAAAATACCGAAGCGACACCACCGGCAGACGATGCCCCGCGCGCCCTGTTGAGCATGTGGGAAACCTGGCAGGAGATGCATGAGCCGGGAACACGGCGTTCTCTGCGTGAATGGCTGCACGACAGCCAGATGGATCTGCATGATATTCACGTCGGCTATTCTTCAGGCACCTTTAGCCTGCAGGAGCGCGCGTGGGCAGAGCAGCTTTATCTGAACATGTGTCATGAAGTACAGACACAGCTCGACCCAAGCAACCGCGCGCACCGTCCTATTATCGACGAACTTCAGGAACGTATGGCGGACAAGATTTACGTCAACTTCTCGCTGTTCCAGTCGATGCCGGATGCCTGGGGTATTGACCAGTTGTTCCCGGTGATGCCGCTGGAAGGGCTGAACCACGCCCCGGAACGTCGTGCGGTGCTGCTGGATATCACCTGTGATTCCGATGGGGCTATCGATCATTACGTTGATGGCGACGGTATCGCGACCACTATGCCAATGCCGGAATACGACCCTGAGAACCCGCCAATGCTGGGCTTCTTTATGGTCGGTGCGTACCAGGAGATCCTCGGTAACATGCACAATCTGTTCGGTGACACCGAAGCGGTTGATGTGTTCGTCTTCCCTGACGGCAGCGTCGAAGTGGAGCTGTCTGATGAAGGTGACACCGTGGCCGATATGCTGGAATACGTACAGTTGGATCCGAAAACCCTGCTGACGCAGTTCCGTGACCAGGTAAAAAATACCGGTCTGGACGATGCTTTACAGCAGCAGTTCTTAGAAGAGTTTGAAGCGGGTCTCTACGGATACACGTATCTCGAAGATGAGTAA
- the metK gene encoding methionine adenosyltransferase, which produces MAKHLFTSESVSEGHPDKIADQISDAVLDAILSQDPKARVACETYVKTGMVLVGGEITTSAWVDIEEITRNTVREIGYVHSDMGFDANSCAVLSAIGKQSPDINQGVDRADPLEQGAGDQGLMFGYATNETDVLMPAPVTYAHRLVQRQADVRKNGSLPWLRPDAKSQVTFQYDDGKIVGIDAVVLSTQHSEEIDQKSLQEAVMEEIIKPVLPTEWLSSATKFFINPTGRFVIGGPMGDCGLTGRKIIVDTYGGMARHGGGAFSGKDPSKVDRSAAYAARYVAKNIVAAGLADRCEIQVSYAIGVAEPTSIMVETFGTEKVPSEQLTLLVREFFDLRPYGLIQMLDLLHPIYKETAAYGHFGREHFPWEKTDKAALLREAAGLK; this is translated from the coding sequence ATGGCAAAACACCTGTTTACGTCCGAGTCTGTATCAGAAGGACATCCTGATAAAATTGCTGACCAAATCTCCGATGCAGTGCTGGATGCGATCCTGTCCCAGGATCCTAAAGCGCGCGTTGCGTGTGAAACCTATGTCAAAACCGGCATGGTTCTGGTGGGCGGTGAGATCACCACCAGCGCATGGGTTGATATCGAAGAGATCACCCGTAACACGGTGCGTGAAATCGGTTATGTACATTCTGATATGGGCTTTGATGCCAACTCTTGCGCGGTACTGAGCGCAATCGGCAAGCAATCTCCAGACATCAACCAGGGCGTTGACCGCGCCGATCCGCTGGAACAAGGCGCGGGTGACCAGGGCCTGATGTTCGGCTATGCAACCAATGAAACCGACGTGCTCATGCCAGCGCCGGTTACCTACGCACACCGTCTGGTGCAGCGTCAGGCCGATGTGCGTAAAAACGGTTCCCTGCCGTGGCTGCGCCCGGATGCAAAAAGCCAGGTGACCTTCCAGTATGACGACGGCAAAATCGTCGGTATTGACGCGGTGGTTCTGTCGACCCAACATTCCGAAGAGATCGACCAGAAATCTCTGCAGGAAGCGGTAATGGAAGAGATCATTAAGCCGGTTCTGCCGACCGAATGGCTGAGCTCTGCAACAAAATTCTTCATCAACCCAACCGGACGCTTTGTAATCGGCGGCCCAATGGGCGACTGCGGTCTGACCGGGCGTAAAATCATTGTTGACACCTACGGCGGCATGGCGCGTCACGGTGGCGGCGCGTTCTCTGGTAAGGATCCGTCTAAAGTGGACCGTTCTGCTGCCTACGCTGCCCGTTATGTGGCGAAAAACATCGTTGCAGCCGGCCTGGCAGACCGTTGTGAAATACAGGTTTCCTATGCCATTGGCGTGGCTGAACCCACCTCCATCATGGTTGAAACCTTTGGTACAGAAAAAGTACCTTCTGAACAATTGACCCTGCTGGTGCGCGAATTCTTCGACCTGCGTCCATACGGTCTGATTCAGATGCTGGATCTGCTGCACCCAATCTACAAAGAAACCGCTGCGTACGGTCACTTCGGTCGCGAACATTTCCCGTGGGAAAAAACCGACAAAGCCGCTCTGCTGCGTGAAGCTGCCGGTCTGAAATAA